One Lacipirellulaceae bacterium DNA window includes the following coding sequences:
- a CDS encoding flagellin, with product MSRINTNVSSLVAQNTLGRSNAGLNEALTRLSTGLRINTGKDDPAGLIASENLRSDITAIRRSISNTERAVQVIATADSSLGQVSSLLNDIRGLVTESANAGALSDEQIAANQLQLDSSLEALNRIAQTTTFQGRRLLDGSLDFITSAGANFSNVSDLKIDQANLGATGSVSVDIQVTTAATQAQVDVANIPVTATAVGSSTNGVTSNTEVDVVFDIGLSGDTLTVTGAAGEGDTYNGITGIAVNFGQAGAAASYNSGTGVLTVDVTQADGVATTNDIAAAIAGEAEFASATGGSVATVSAAQVTASTTSVTTDGRDAGSSTISLVSSDISVDADGATVTFVESAAVTTTAPTAAVDGSGNLTITVNDTGVTALSAVVAAIDAEGTYDATLAVGSGDGNYNGATETEPTFAAFSGFVSAGGLENDVVLEVSGSNGSEVLSFGANTDISDVVQGINLVSDATGVTATANGTTLELTSSTYGSDSLVDINVLSEGTGATAAGTFTTAIADGQRAVGTDIVATLNGVVATGDGNNISINTASLDLQATLTAGFTGTASFSITDGGALFQLGPDVVSNQQARLGIGSVNTARLGGSSGKLFQLGTGGTAALATDANTAAQIVEEAIDQVTGLRGRLGAFQRTTLETNKNALNDTLVNLTEAESTIRDADFAEESAALTRAQILVQSGTTVLSIANQNPQNVLALLR from the coding sequence ATGTCAAGAATTAACACGAACGTAAGCTCGCTCGTGGCCCAAAACACTTTGGGTCGTTCGAATGCGGGCCTGAATGAAGCCCTCACACGGTTGTCCACCGGTTTGCGGATTAACACCGGTAAGGACGATCCTGCTGGTTTGATCGCTAGCGAAAACCTGCGTAGCGACATTACTGCGATCCGTCGTTCGATCAGCAATACGGAGCGAGCCGTTCAGGTTATCGCTACCGCTGATAGCTCGCTGGGTCAGGTTAGCTCGCTGTTGAACGACATCCGTGGTCTGGTCACTGAAAGTGCCAACGCGGGTGCTCTTTCTGATGAGCAAATCGCTGCTAACCAGTTGCAGCTTGACAGCTCGCTGGAAGCGTTGAATCGTATCGCTCAAACCACCACGTTCCAAGGTCGCCGTCTGCTTGACGGATCGTTGGACTTCATCACTTCGGCAGGAGCGAACTTCTCGAACGTCTCCGACCTGAAGATCGATCAAGCAAACCTTGGTGCGACCGGTTCTGTTAGCGTAGACATTCAAGTCACGACTGCCGCGACCCAAGCCCAGGTCGACGTCGCCAACATTCCAGTTACGGCTACTGCAGTTGGCTCTTCGACGAATGGCGTTACCTCAAATACGGAAGTGGACGTCGTATTTGACATCGGGCTTTCGGGTGACACGCTTACTGTTACCGGTGCTGCTGGTGAGGGTGATACCTACAACGGCATCACAGGCATTGCGGTTAACTTCGGCCAAGCTGGTGCCGCCGCGTCTTACAACTCCGGCACTGGCGTTCTGACCGTCGACGTAACACAGGCTGATGGTGTTGCTACTACGAATGACATTGCTGCTGCGATTGCAGGCGAAGCTGAATTTGCATCGGCTACTGGTGGCTCTGTTGCTACGGTGAGTGCCGCTCAGGTTACCGCTTCGACCACATCTGTCACTACTGATGGCCGTGACGCTGGTTCGTCAACGATCTCGCTTGTGTCGTCTGATATCAGCGTTGATGCAGACGGAGCCACAGTTACGTTCGTAGAGTCAGCGGCAGTGACAACGACTGCTCCTACTGCAGCAGTTGATGGTAGCGGAAACCTGACCATTACAGTAAACGACACGGGCGTCACGGCACTCTCGGCGGTTGTAGCAGCGATTGATGCCGAGGGAACCTACGATGCGACATTGGCCGTTGGTTCCGGTGATGGCAACTACAATGGCGCCACTGAGACTGAGCCGACTTTCGCAGCATTCAGTGGTTTTGTTTCGGCCGGTGGTCTTGAGAACGATGTTGTTCTCGAAGTCTCTGGCTCAAATGGTTCAGAAGTTCTGAGCTTCGGTGCCAACACCGACATCAGCGACGTTGTTCAAGGTATCAACCTTGTTAGCGATGCCACTGGTGTCACGGCAACTGCCAACGGCACAACCCTTGAGCTGACCTCCAGCACCTACGGTAGCGATTCGCTTGTCGACATCAATGTCTTAAGCGAAGGTACAGGAGCCACTGCGGCTGGTACCTTTACTACCGCAATCGCTGACGGACAGCGTGCTGTCGGTACCGACATTGTCGCCACGCTCAACGGTGTTGTTGCAACAGGAGATGGCAATAACATCTCGATCAACACTGCTTCACTTGATCTTCAAGCGACGCTGACTGCCGGCTTCACCGGTACAGCCAGCTTCTCGATCACCGACGGTGGTGCTCTGTTCCAACTAGGCCCTGACGTGGTAAGCAATCAGCAGGCTCGTCTGGGTATTGGTTCGGTGAACACTGCCCGTTTGGGTGGCTCAAGCGGTAAGTTGTTCCAGCTCGGTACAGGTGGTACCGCCGCTCTGGCAACTGACGCCAATACGGCTGCTCAGATCGTTGAAGAAGCGATTGACCAAGTGACGGGCCTTCGTGGTCGACTCGGTGCGTTCCAACGAACGACGCTTGAGACGAACAAGAACGCTCTTAATGACACTTTGGTCAACCTGACTGAAGCGGAGAGCACTATCCGCGATGCGGACTTCGCCGAAGAATCTGCCGCTTTGACGCGGGCTCAGATTCTGGTTCAGTCTGGTACGACGGTCCTCTCGATCGCCAACCAGAACCCGCAGAACGTCTTGGCTCTCCTCCGATAA